A window from Syntrophales bacterium encodes these proteins:
- a CDS encoding SemiSWEET family transporter yields MEWKELIGFIGGFLTTMGMVPQVWRLFKLKSAHEISLIFTLFFIIGIACWLVYGILNGLMSVIIWNGIALVLGGGMFYAKMKWGRQVIK; encoded by the coding sequence TTGGAATGGAAGGAACTGATCGGATTTATAGGCGGATTTCTAACGACGATGGGAATGGTCCCACAGGTATGGCGACTTTTCAAGCTCAAGAGCGCCCATGAGATAAGCCTGATCTTCACTTTGTTTTTTATCATCGGTATCGCCTGCTGGCTGGTTTATGGAATTCTGAACGGGTTGATGTCCGTCATCATTTGGAATGGCATAGCATTGGTTCTGGGCGGCGGAATGTTCTATGCCAAGATGAAATGGGGCAGACAGGTCATAAAGTAA